One Equus asinus isolate D_3611 breed Donkey chromosome 26, EquAss-T2T_v2, whole genome shotgun sequence genomic window carries:
- the LOC123281273 gene encoding sulfotransferase 2A1-like yields the protein MSDRYMWFEGVPFPTMGFTPELMREAWESFVFKDEDVLILTYPKSGTNWLVEIVCLICSKGDPKWIQSVPIWERSPWVETEDGYNSLKDKEGPRLISSHLPIQLIPKSLFNSKAKVIYLIRNPRDVLISGYFFWRTSYFVKKAESLKEYFEWFIKGNVIYGSWFDHIHGWMSMRGKENFLILSYEELKRDTRSTVDKICQFLGRKLEPEEMNSLLKNSSFQVMKENKMSNYSLLRGQFLDENGILLRKGTSGDWKNHFTVAQAEAFDKIFQDKMADLPRELFPWQ from the exons ATGTCAGACAGGTATATGTGGTTTGAAGGGGTACCTTTCCCTACCATGGGTTTCACACCTGAACTCATGAGAGAAGCATGGGAGAGTTTTGTGTTTAAGGATGAAGATGTCCTGATACTGACTTACCCCAAATCAG GAACAAACTGGTTGGTTGAAATTGTCTGCCTGATTTGCTCCAAGGGGGATCCCAAGTGGATCCAATCTGTGCCCATTTGGGAACGCTCACCCTGGGTAGAGACTGAGGATGGGTATAATTCACTAAAGGATAAGGAAGGCCCCCGCCTCATCAGCTCCCACCTCCCCATCCAGCTCATCCCCAAGTCTCTCTTCAATTCCAAGGCCAAG gtGATTTATCTCATCAGAAATCCCAGAGATGTTCTCATTTCTGGTTATTTTTTCTGGCGTACTTCATATTTTGTGAAGAAAGCAGAGTCACTGAAAGAGTATTTTGAATGGTTCATCAAAGGAAATG TGATATATGGATCCTGGTTTGACCACATTCATGGCTGGATGTCCATGAGAGGGAAGGAGAACTTCCTGATACTGAGTTATGAAGAGCTGAAACGG gacACAAGAAGCACTGTAGACAAGATCTGCCAATTCCTAGGCAGGAAATTAGAACCAGAAGAAATGAACTCACTCCTCAAGAATAGCTCCTTTCAGGtcatgaaagaaaacaagatgtcCAATTATTCCCTCCTGCGTGGTCAGTTTTTAGAtgagaatggaatactactgagaaaag GCACTTCCGGGGACTGGAAAAATCACTTCACGGTGGCCCAAGCTGAagcttttgataaaatatttcaggACAAAATGGCAGATCTTCCTCGAGAGTTGTTCCCATGGCAATAA